In a single window of the Zea mays cultivar B73 chromosome 5, Zm-B73-REFERENCE-NAM-5.0, whole genome shotgun sequence genome:
- the LOC100280560 gene encoding uncharacterized protein LOC100280560, with protein sequence MSSYGPAGAAADAMEAAGGGSYRVCDTVVLVCLACASALIVSTMAVCFRRAFANGYTASAGATAANGRSQCGLAPSALSAIPKLAYRRGAGAGAGWAQCAICLALVRDGETVRLLPACGHLFHVECIDLWLRSHATCPLCRRDVGEEPHEKV encoded by the coding sequence ATGTCATCCTACGGTCCCGCCGGCGCCGCGGCGGACGCGATGGAAGCTGCCGGCGGCGGCAGCTACCGTGTGTGCGACACGGTGGTGCTCGTCTGCCTCGCCTGCGCCTCCGCCCTCATCGTCTCTACGATGGCCGTCTGCTTCCGCCGCGCCTTCGCCAACGGGTACACGGCCAGCGCGGGGGCCACCGCTGCGAACGGCAGAAGCCAGTGTGGGCTGGCGCCGTCCGCGCTGTCGGCGATCCCCAAGCTCGCCTACCGGAGgggcgctggcgctggcgctgggTGGGCGCAGTGCGCGATCTGCCTCGCCTTGGTGCGGGACGGCGAGACGGTGCGGTTGCTGCCGGCGTGTGGCCACCTATTCCACGTTGAGTGCATCGACCTGTGGCTGCGCTCTCACGCTACGTGCCCGCTTTGCCGGCGTGACGTCGGGGAGGAGCCACATGAAAAAGTTTGA